Proteins encoded by one window of Planktothrix tepida PCC 9214:
- a CDS encoding dolichyl-phosphate-mannose--protein mannosyltransferase yields MTHPTSRAPVQVSGFTLAMITIFIGSILLRFWGLSRFNTLVFDEVYYAKFGNNYLTQTPFFNSHPPVSQYLIAIGIWLGSKLPFGQDTINQLTGSTLSTWSYRWFNALFGSFIPLIVGAIAYQLTHRRSYTLIATFLMAIDGLFIVESRYALSNVYIVFFGLLGQLFFLIALQKKAFNRWLWLSLSGIGLGLSIATKWNGLGFLLGIYLVVIAGWIIAKFTPTSKPSPSDTSFKSPLQNLNQLTPISIAVTLILIPILVYIIAWIPHLQQNPTPGFWGLQIKIWAYHHNLGDGEKVHPYCSKWYSWILMLRPVAYFFTKVEATTPPNPVLPLNYPDQLPLIYAVHAMGNPFLWWLSTLASLLLIGMLIQRIWREVSVRFLQLKPQSSFQFPPTPELWLTTFLTLNWLANLLPWVEVSRCLFIYHYMTGFVFSCMALAWWLERWLYSHKPQFRWLGGTVIFLVLFGFLYWMPLYLGLPLSPGEWKMRMWFQSWI; encoded by the coding sequence ATGACTCACCCCACCTCTCGAGCTCCAGTCCAAGTCTCCGGGTTTACCTTGGCAATGATCACAATATTTATCGGGTCTATCCTCCTAAGATTTTGGGGTTTAAGCCGATTTAATACCTTAGTCTTTGATGAAGTTTATTATGCTAAATTTGGCAATAATTATTTAACCCAAACTCCCTTTTTTAATTCCCATCCTCCCGTCAGCCAATATTTAATTGCAATAGGAATTTGGCTGGGTTCTAAACTGCCCTTTGGACAAGACACCATTAATCAGTTAACAGGTTCTACCCTCTCAACCTGGAGTTATCGCTGGTTTAATGCGTTATTTGGTTCCTTTATTCCTTTAATTGTAGGAGCGATCGCTTATCAACTCACTCACCGTCGTAGTTATACCTTAATTGCTACTTTTTTAATGGCAATTGATGGATTATTTATTGTTGAATCCCGCTATGCCTTAAGTAATGTTTATATTGTCTTTTTTGGATTATTAGGACAACTTTTCTTTCTAATCGCCTTACAAAAAAAAGCATTTAACCGTTGGTTATGGTTGAGTTTATCTGGAATTGGTTTAGGACTTTCTATCGCAACGAAATGGAATGGCTTAGGATTTTTATTAGGAATTTATTTAGTCGTAATCGCTGGTTGGATCATTGCCAAATTTACCCCAACTTCAAAACCATCACCCTCAGACACTTCCTTTAAATCCCCCTTACAAAACCTAAATCAACTCACCCCGATTTCCATTGCAGTTACTTTAATTCTGATTCCTATTCTAGTTTATATTATTGCTTGGATTCCCCATTTACAACAAAATCCGACTCCGGGTTTTTGGGGTCTTCAAATTAAAATTTGGGCGTATCATCACAACTTAGGAGATGGGGAAAAAGTTCATCCCTACTGTTCTAAATGGTACAGTTGGATTTTAATGTTACGACCCGTTGCTTATTTTTTCACCAAAGTTGAAGCTACAACGCCCCCTAATCCAGTTTTACCCTTAAATTATCCTGATCAACTCCCCCTCATTTATGCCGTTCATGCGATGGGAAATCCGTTTTTATGGTGGTTATCAACCTTGGCGAGTCTCTTATTAATCGGGATGTTAATTCAACGAATTTGGAGGGAGGTATCCGTTCGATTTCTCCAGTTAAAACCTCAATCCTCTTTTCAATTTCCCCCAACACCGGAACTGTGGTTAACAACATTTCTCACCCTGAATTGGTTGGCTAATTTATTACCTTGGGTGGAAGTAAGCCGTTGTTTATTTATTTACCATTACATGACGGGGTTTGTTTTTAGTTGTATGGCTTTAGCTTGGTGGTTAGAACGCTGGTTATATAGCCATAAACCTCAATTTCGGTGGCTGGGAGGTACGGTTATCTTTCTAGTTTTATTCGGTTTTTTGTATTGGATGCCTTTATATTTAGGTTTACCTTTGTCTCCTGGAGAGTGGAAAATGCGGATGTGGTTTCAGTCCTGGATTTAA
- a CDS encoding ABC transporter ATP-binding protein, producing MDSAIEVKNSASILPLNPVVKTQNLGKFYRTGFWMNQKIESLKNCTLTIHAGETFGLLGQNGAGKTTLLKTLLGIVSPTSGSGLLLGKPIGDRLVKQRVGYLPENPYFYDHLTGWEFLEFAAGLFQIPKSIQRQRIPQLLDLVGLAKSAAIKKQMRQYSKGMLQRVGMAQALINDPEVVFLDEPMSGLDPMGRYQIREIILSLKAQNKTIFFNSHVLSDVEKVCDRIAILAEGELISIGSLDDLLGTTQTYAVKGKGGDMNSLKNWISDLEVDQDYWEGHLKGDPEVFLGVLKEMDAQLFSLNSARLTLEEFFMQKLKERGIHASG from the coding sequence ATGGATTCGGCTATCGAAGTTAAAAATTCCGCTTCAATTCTTCCTTTAAACCCTGTGGTAAAAACGCAGAACTTAGGAAAATTTTATCGCACGGGTTTTTGGATGAATCAAAAGATTGAATCTTTAAAAAACTGTACTTTAACGATTCACGCTGGGGAAACCTTTGGTTTATTAGGACAAAATGGTGCGGGGAAAACAACCTTATTAAAAACCCTATTAGGAATTGTAAGTCCGACATCAGGTTCAGGGTTATTATTAGGGAAACCCATTGGCGATCGCTTGGTTAAACAACGAGTCGGATATTTACCTGAAAATCCCTATTTTTATGATCATCTCACAGGATGGGAATTTTTAGAATTTGCCGCTGGACTCTTTCAAATTCCCAAATCGATTCAACGTCAACGCATTCCCCAATTATTAGATTTAGTCGGATTAGCAAAATCCGCCGCGATTAAAAAGCAAATGCGTCAATATTCTAAGGGAATGTTACAACGGGTAGGCATGGCGCAAGCGTTAATTAATGATCCTGAAGTGGTATTTTTAGATGAACCAATGTCAGGACTCGACCCGATGGGACGTTATCAAATTCGGGAAATTATTTTATCGTTAAAAGCACAAAATAAAACCATTTTTTTCAATAGTCATGTTTTATCCGATGTGGAGAAAGTTTGCGATCGCATTGCTATTTTAGCCGAAGGGGAATTAATTAGTATCGGTTCTCTGGATGATTTATTAGGAACAACTCAAACCTACGCTGTTAAAGGGAAAGGGGGAGATATGAATAGTTTAAAAAATTGGATATCAGATTTAGAAGTCGATCAAGACTATTGGGAAGGACATCTCAAAGGTGATCCCGAAGTATTTTTAGGAGTATTAAAAGAAATGGATGCTCAACTGTTTAGTTTAAATTCAGCGCGATTAACGTTAGAAGAATTCTTTATGCAGAAGTTAAAAGAAAGGGGGATTCATGCCAGTGGTTAA
- a CDS encoding CoA-binding protein: protein MSINLNQDDTAMREVLTQGRVIALVGYSNKPERASYQVGQFLRNVGYRVYPVNPAFTGIDGQSCYPNLTAIPEPIDIVNVFRRSEYLAEIVEEAIAVQAKTVWAQSGIFDAQAAEIALNGGLNIAMNCCIKIEYYRLNIPIHP from the coding sequence ATGTCTATTAATCTCAATCAAGACGATACAGCAATGCGCGAGGTTCTGACCCAAGGGAGAGTAATTGCTCTTGTGGGATATTCCAATAAACCGGAGCGCGCGAGTTATCAAGTGGGGCAATTTTTACGAAACGTGGGTTATCGGGTTTACCCCGTTAATCCGGCTTTTACAGGAATTGACGGTCAATCCTGTTACCCGAATTTAACAGCAATTCCTGAACCGATTGATATTGTCAATGTGTTTCGCCGTTCTGAATATTTAGCGGAAATTGTCGAAGAAGCGATCGCCGTTCAAGCAAAAACCGTTTGGGCGCAAAGTGGGATTTTTGATGCTCAAGCGGCTGAAATTGCTTTGAATGGGGGGTTGAATATAGCGATGAATTGTTGTATTAAAATAGAATATTATCGCCTAAACATTCCTATTCATCCGTGA
- a CDS encoding glycosyltransferase 61 family protein, with translation MQRIQGGITEHAATIAYKLRDVQIHNGYIYKEAMKVPLTKTKESWFNHGETEYIPEAALACTFCGNRYFGHWMTDDVVLNLAAKQLATAVRTSQKLSSNQIEYSHLFEINSTPVTQAKFNELIMIQDYAQNQFKRERYEYIRSKIQPLGSSSVSPGVMLLRGKSGIQRSLCNEAEVAEFLRSQGFTIIDPEKTPAREIIRQSLGTKIIVGVEGSQLANGLFTVVQDGVLLTLQPPYRFNNVYKGRVDCLGIKYAFVVGTQVDNGFEISIENLARTLDLIDSQLI, from the coding sequence TTGCAACGAATACAAGGGGGAATAACTGAACACGCAGCAACAATAGCTTATAAGTTGAGAGATGTACAAATCCACAATGGATATATTTATAAAGAAGCGATGAAAGTTCCTTTGACTAAAACAAAAGAATCGTGGTTTAATCACGGTGAAACAGAGTATATTCCTGAAGCCGCACTCGCTTGCACGTTTTGTGGAAATCGTTACTTTGGTCATTGGATGACCGATGATGTTGTCTTGAATTTGGCAGCGAAACAATTAGCAACAGCCGTTAGAACGTCTCAGAAACTGAGCTCTAATCAAATCGAATATAGCCATCTTTTTGAGATCAATTCTACTCCTGTTACCCAAGCTAAATTTAACGAATTGATCATGATTCAAGATTATGCCCAAAATCAATTTAAACGAGAACGATATGAATATATTCGATCTAAAATTCAGCCTCTAGGTTCGTCGTCCGTGAGTCCAGGTGTGATGTTATTACGGGGAAAGTCAGGCATTCAGCGCTCTCTCTGTAATGAGGCTGAAGTTGCTGAATTTTTGAGAAGTCAAGGCTTTACTATTATTGACCCCGAAAAAACACCCGCGCGGGAAATTATACGTCAATCTCTAGGAACTAAAATTATTGTTGGAGTTGAAGGAAGTCAATTAGCCAATGGATTATTTACCGTTGTCCAAGATGGTGTTCTATTGACGTTACAACCCCCTTATCGATTTAATAATGTCTACAAAGGTCGAGTAGATTGCTTAGGAATTAAATATGCGTTTGTTGTGGGTACACAGGTTGATAATGGATTTGAAATTAGTATAGAAAACTTGGCAAGAACCCTGGATTTAATTGATTCACAACTGATCTAA
- the malQ gene encoding 4-alpha-glucanotransferase — translation MLFQRSSGILLHPTSFPSQHGIGDLGKSAYEFIDFLKRSGYKFWQILPLGPTAEEHSPYIMNYSTFAGNPLMINLERLVQEGLLEPQEIVPLELEEKVANKVNYETVVPHKALYLQKAYTRFKKQLDEQHNTEFETFCQKHSAWLNDYALFMALLEAHESKAWNYWEPALAHRNSDTLKAKTEELKETILYQKFLQFLFFKQWEDLRHYANEQGIKIIGDISIYVCHNSVDVWANSELFQLNPHTLEPTYIAGVPPDFFSETGQLWGNPIYNWDAMQKTNFAWWIERFKTTLEYVDYVRIDHFRAFEAYWRVPGGEQNAMKGEWIKAPGYEFFDLLKQALGDLPVLAEDLGIITPEVEQLRDHYDFPGMKILQFGFGGDANSVHLPHNYIQNCLVYTGTHDNDTAIGWWETAGAKEKQYFAEYLGYSSPDEITNINWLMIRLALSSVASLAIIPLQDILSLGHSARMNDPRDNAGNWRWRYESSELLTQELSDQLLKLNQLYGR, via the coding sequence ATGTTATTTCAACGTTCTAGTGGAATTTTACTTCATCCTACCTCTTTTCCCAGTCAACATGGCATTGGAGACCTTGGAAAATCGGCTTATGAATTTATTGATTTTTTAAAGCGTAGTGGTTATAAATTTTGGCAAATTTTACCTTTAGGGCCAACGGCAGAAGAACATTCTCCTTATATTATGAATTATAGCACGTTTGCCGGAAATCCTTTAATGATTAATTTAGAAAGATTAGTCCAGGAAGGATTATTAGAACCTCAAGAAATTGTCCCTTTAGAGTTAGAAGAAAAAGTTGCAAATAAAGTTAATTATGAAACCGTTGTTCCCCATAAAGCTTTATATCTTCAAAAAGCTTACACTCGCTTTAAAAAGCAATTAGATGAACAACATAATACTGAATTTGAAACATTTTGCCAAAAACATTCAGCTTGGTTAAATGATTATGCCTTATTTATGGCTTTATTAGAAGCCCACGAAAGCAAAGCTTGGAATTATTGGGAACCTGCCTTAGCCCATCGAAATTCTGATACCTTAAAAGCTAAGACTGAGGAATTAAAAGAAACGATATTATATCAAAAATTTCTGCAATTTTTGTTTTTTAAGCAATGGGAAGATCTGCGACATTATGCCAATGAACAAGGAATTAAAATTATTGGCGATATTTCCATTTATGTTTGCCATAATAGCGTTGATGTTTGGGCAAATTCTGAACTATTTCAACTCAACCCGCACACCTTAGAACCCACTTATATTGCCGGAGTTCCCCCCGATTTTTTTAGTGAAACTGGACAACTTTGGGGGAATCCGATTTATAATTGGGATGCGATGCAAAAAACAAATTTTGCTTGGTGGATTGAACGATTTAAAACAACATTAGAATATGTAGATTATGTTCGCATTGATCATTTTCGCGCCTTTGAAGCCTATTGGCGTGTTCCGGGGGGTGAACAAAATGCGATGAAAGGAGAATGGATTAAAGCGCCTGGTTATGAATTTTTTGACTTACTTAAACAAGCTCTGGGAGATTTACCCGTTTTAGCGGAAGATTTAGGAATTATTACCCCGGAAGTTGAACAATTGCGAGATCATTATGATTTTCCAGGGATGAAAATCTTACAATTTGGCTTTGGAGGAGATGCAAATAGTGTACATCTTCCCCATAATTATATTCAAAATTGTTTAGTTTATACGGGAACCCATGATAATGATACAGCCATCGGTTGGTGGGAAACAGCAGGTGCAAAAGAAAAACAATATTTTGCTGAATATTTAGGGTATTCTTCCCCCGACGAAATCACAAATATTAACTGGTTAATGATTCGTTTAGCGTTAAGTTCCGTTGCCAGTTTAGCTATTATTCCCCTCCAGGATATCCTAAGTTTAGGACATAGTGCCCGCATGAATGATCCCCGTGATAATGCTGGAAATTGGCGTTGGCGTTATGAAAGTTCGGAATTATTGACTCAGGAATTAAGTGATCAATTGTTGAAATTAAATCAATTATACGGTCGGTAA
- a CDS encoding NAD-dependent epimerase/dehydratase family protein: protein MRILIMGGTRFIGVYLTKLLVEQGHDVVLFNRGKKPAPIEGIQQIHGDRTDAAQIQDKLAHEEFDAIFDNNGRELSDTKPLADLFKDRVKHFVYMSSAGVYLKSDQMPHIEGDATDPKSRHLGKYETESYLQAQNLPWTSIRPTYIYGPLNYNPLESWFFDRIVKDRPIPIPGNGFHITQLGHVKDLATAMAAVLGNEKAIGQVYNVSGERYVTFDGLAKACAVAAGKSLDSLQLIHYDPKQFDFGKRKAFPMRVQHFFADVHKAMQDLNWKPEFDLISGLKDSFQNDYLARKLDQADVDFSTDDEIIQALQ from the coding sequence ATGCGAATTTTAATCATGGGTGGAACCCGATTTATTGGGGTTTATTTAACGAAACTTTTAGTTGAACAAGGGCATGATGTTGTTTTATTTAATCGAGGGAAAAAGCCTGCACCTATTGAAGGCATTCAACAAATTCATGGCGATCGCACCGATGCTGCCCAAATTCAAGACAAATTAGCTCATGAAGAATTTGATGCTATTTTTGATAATAATGGACGAGAACTCAGTGATACCAAACCTTTAGCAGATTTATTCAAAGATCGGGTGAAACATTTTGTGTATATGAGTTCGGCGGGTGTTTATTTAAAATCCGATCAAATGCCTCATATTGAAGGGGATGCTACTGATCCCAAAAGTCGTCATTTAGGCAAATACGAAACCGAGAGTTATTTACAAGCTCAAAATTTACCTTGGACATCCATTCGCCCCACCTATATTTATGGGCCATTAAATTATAATCCCTTAGAATCTTGGTTTTTTGATCGCATTGTTAAAGATCGTCCTATTCCAATTCCTGGGAATGGATTTCATATTACCCAGTTAGGTCATGTGAAAGATTTAGCAACAGCAATGGCGGCGGTTTTAGGCAATGAAAAAGCAATTGGTCAGGTGTATAATGTTTCTGGAGAACGTTATGTTACCTTTGATGGTTTAGCGAAAGCTTGTGCTGTGGCTGCGGGTAAATCCTTAGATTCTCTGCAACTGATTCATTATGATCCTAAACAGTTTGATTTTGGCAAACGTAAAGCGTTCCCGATGCGTGTACAACACTTTTTTGCGGATGTTCATAAAGCCATGCAGGATTTAAACTGGAAACCTGAATTTGATTTAATTTCTGGTTTAAAAGATTCGTTTCAAAATGATTATTTAGCCCGAAAACTCGACCAAGCAGATGTTGATTTTTCAACGGATGATGAGATTATTCAAGCACTACAATGA
- a CDS encoding FAD-binding domain-containing protein has protein sequence MSEDLILFWHRRDLRIQDNLGLIKACESSSKVIGLFCLDPNLLKRDDIAPVRVTYMIGCLQFLQEEYKKLGSQLLILQGEPQEIIPKLARELKAKAVYFNLDIEPFARNRDRSVSEALKSIGIRTETTWDQLLHAPNQILTQSQEPYKVYTPFWRNWNLKPKAKPQPLFSKPLIGLTETEQELAKNIGVIPVPSAQELGFIWDNFLILEPGEIAAQERLEEFCDRALYEYDEQRNFPAIDGTSQLSAALKFGVISIRSIWQKTIEAMENCRSDETRNQIQSWQQELAWREFYQHALYHFPELELGSYREPFKSFPWHNNEQYFQAWCEGKTGYPIVDAAMRQLQEIGWMHNRCRMIVASFLTKDLIINWQWGEKYFMQTLIDGDLASNNGGWQWSASSGMDPKPLRIFNPASQAQKFDSEAEYIRQWLPELRSLETDQLVTGKISPRDRKSCGYPQPIVDHNQQQRLFKQLYQEQKL, from the coding sequence ATGTCGGAAGATTTAATTTTATTTTGGCATCGCCGAGATCTGAGAATACAGGATAATTTAGGCTTAATAAAGGCTTGTGAATCCAGTTCTAAAGTGATTGGTTTATTCTGTTTAGATCCTAATCTTTTAAAGCGGGATGATATTGCTCCGGTTCGAGTCACTTACATGATCGGCTGTTTGCAATTTCTCCAAGAAGAATATAAAAAACTGGGTAGTCAATTATTAATTTTACAGGGAGAACCTCAAGAAATTATTCCGAAATTAGCCAGAGAATTAAAGGCTAAAGCGGTTTATTTTAATTTAGATATTGAACCCTTTGCTAGAAACCGCGATCGCAGCGTTTCAGAAGCTTTAAAGTCTATTGGAATTAGAACAGAAACAACTTGGGATCAGTTACTTCATGCTCCTAATCAAATTTTAACCCAATCCCAAGAACCTTATAAAGTTTATACTCCCTTTTGGAGAAATTGGAATCTTAAACCTAAAGCAAAACCGCAACCCCTATTCTCTAAACCGTTAATTGGTTTAACGGAAACTGAACAAGAATTAGCCAAAAATATCGGGGTTATTCCTGTACCTTCTGCCCAAGAATTAGGCTTTATTTGGGATAATTTTTTAATTTTAGAACCTGGAGAAATCGCTGCTCAAGAACGTTTAGAGGAATTTTGTGATCGCGCTCTTTATGAATATGATGAACAGCGAAATTTTCCGGCTATTGATGGCACGTCTCAACTGAGTGCGGCGTTAAAATTTGGGGTAATTAGTATTAGAAGTATTTGGCAAAAAACGATAGAAGCGATGGAAAATTGTCGCAGTGATGAAACCCGAAATCAGATTCAATCTTGGCAACAGGAACTGGCTTGGCGGGAATTTTATCAACACGCTTTATATCATTTTCCTGAATTAGAATTAGGCTCCTATCGAGAACCTTTTAAAAGCTTTCCTTGGCATAATAATGAACAGTATTTTCAAGCGTGGTGTGAGGGAAAAACGGGATATCCCATTGTTGATGCTGCAATGCGACAACTTCAGGAAATTGGCTGGATGCACAACCGTTGTCGAATGATCGTTGCTAGTTTTTTAACCAAGGATTTAATTATTAATTGGCAATGGGGAGAAAAATATTTTATGCAAACCTTAATTGATGGGGATTTAGCGTCTAATAATGGTGGATGGCAATGGAGTGCTTCGAGTGGAATGGATCCAAAACCGTTAAGGATTTTTAACCCGGCTAGTCAAGCCCAAAAATTCGATTCTGAAGCGGAATATATTCGTCAATGGTTGCCCGAATTAAGATCTTTAGAAACAGACCAATTAGTGACTGGAAAAATATCGCCCCGCGATCGCAAATCCTGCGGTTATCCCCAACCCATTGTTGATCATAATCAACAGCAACGTTTGTTTAAACAACTGTATCAAGAGCAAAAGCTTTAA
- a CDS encoding NUDIX hydrolase — translation MTKPGSEPPTILENRLFYRGRKFNFDVNHLRLPNGVEGNWECIRHPGGALVIPVTSEGKLVLVKQYRFAVEGRTLEFPAGTVEPDEDPAETVKREIEEETGYRAHRWQKLGQFILAPGYSDEIIYVFLAQDLEQLETPPEQDDDEDIDTLLMTPEELEKAILDGEPVDAKTISSFLLAKPHLKN, via the coding sequence ATGACAAAACCCGGATCTGAACCGCCAACTATTTTAGAAAATCGTCTGTTTTATCGAGGACGAAAATTTAATTTTGATGTTAATCATTTACGCCTTCCCAATGGGGTAGAAGGAAATTGGGAATGTATTCGTCATCCGGGTGGAGCGTTAGTGATTCCTGTCACATCTGAAGGAAAATTAGTCTTAGTTAAACAATATCGATTTGCAGTAGAAGGACGCACTTTAGAATTCCCCGCAGGAACCGTTGAACCGGATGAAGATCCGGCTGAAACTGTTAAACGAGAAATCGAAGAAGAAACCGGATATCGTGCTCATCGCTGGCAAAAATTAGGACAATTTATATTAGCACCGGGTTATTCCGATGAAATTATTTATGTGTTTTTAGCCCAAGATTTAGAGCAGTTAGAAACGCCCCCAGAACAAGATGATGATGAAGATATTGATACGCTATTAATGACACCTGAAGAACTGGAAAAAGCAATTTTAGACGGTGAACCTGTGGATGCTAAAACCATTTCTAGTTTTCTCTTAGCTAAACCCCATCTCAAAAATTAA
- the folK gene encoding 2-amino-4-hydroxy-6-hydroxymethyldihydropteridine diphosphokinase — protein MKVSSVAIALGSNLGNSKKNVEVALAILNNHPDIQVKSCSSWYQTAPIGPPQPDYINGCAILEVQLKPEHLLETLLTVENQLGRIRRERWGPRTLDLDLLLFDDLIWETPVLEIPHPRMRERAFVLVPLAEIAPNWVDPVTGKTIIQLLETVDCSDVKKL, from the coding sequence ATGAAAGTTTCATCCGTTGCGATCGCATTAGGAAGTAATTTAGGAAACTCTAAAAAAAATGTTGAAGTTGCATTAGCTATCCTCAATAATCATCCTGATATTCAAGTCAAATCCTGTTCAAGTTGGTATCAAACCGCCCCGATTGGGCCACCGCAGCCGGATTATATTAATGGTTGTGCTATTCTGGAAGTTCAACTCAAACCGGAGCATCTCTTAGAAACCCTATTAACCGTTGAAAACCAACTCGGACGCATCCGTCGGGAACGTTGGGGGCCAAGAACCCTTGACCTAGATTTACTTTTGTTTGATGATTTAATCTGGGAAACCCCAGTGTTAGAAATTCCCCATCCTCGTATGAGAGAACGAGCATTTGTCTTAGTTCCTCTAGCGGAAATAGCACCGAATTGGGTTGATCCTGTCACCGGAAAAACCATCATTCAACTGTTAGAAACCGTTGATTGTTCGGACGTTAAAAAACTTTGA
- the purH gene encoding bifunctional phosphoribosylaminoimidazolecarboxamide formyltransferase/IMP cyclohydrolase: protein MARLALLSVSDKRGLIEFAKSLVEELGFDLISSGGTAMALKEAGLPVTKVSDYTGFPEILGGRVKTLHPRIHGGILARRDVPQDVTELETHEIRPIDLVVVNLYPFEQTIAKPDVTLAEAIENIDIGGPTLLRASAKNYAHLTVLCNPEQYGSYLEEFQTKNGEISFEFRQHCALKAFQHTGAYDRAIAAYLEQQELSEDSPLPQNFVLAGTQIQSLRYGENPHQAAAWYQTGTQPTGWTSGQILQGKPLSYNNLVDLEAARRIICEFPDQPAAAILKHTNPCGVAIADTLVTAYEKAFNADSISAFGGIVALNQNIDSQTAKALSKTFLECIFAPGCDEEAAQILKKKSNLRVLILPDSTQRPKEIIKQIAGGFLVQSADDVVEQSTDWKVVTEKQPTPEELAELMFAWKVVKHVKSNAIVVTKNQTTLGVGAGQMNRVGSVEIALKQAGENAQGAVLGSDAFFPFDDSVRTAAAAGITAIVQPGGSLRDQDSINAANELGLVMVFTGIRHFVH from the coding sequence ATGGCGCGTTTAGCTTTATTGAGTGTATCTGACAAACGCGGACTGATTGAGTTTGCCAAAAGTCTGGTTGAAGAATTAGGATTTGATTTAATTAGTAGTGGCGGTACAGCAATGGCTTTAAAAGAAGCGGGACTTCCCGTTACAAAAGTCTCCGATTATACGGGATTTCCTGAAATTTTAGGGGGACGAGTAAAAACCCTCCATCCCCGTATTCATGGGGGAATTTTAGCACGGCGAGATGTGCCTCAAGATGTGACTGAATTAGAAACCCATGAGATTCGTCCCATTGATTTAGTCGTCGTCAATCTTTATCCCTTTGAACAAACCATTGCTAAACCCGATGTAACTTTAGCAGAAGCCATTGAAAATATTGATATTGGTGGCCCCACTTTATTGCGAGCATCCGCTAAAAATTATGCCCATTTAACGGTATTATGTAACCCTGAACAATATGGAAGTTATTTAGAAGAATTTCAGACAAAAAATGGAGAAATTTCTTTTGAATTTCGTCAACATTGCGCTTTAAAAGCCTTTCAACATACAGGAGCTTATGATCGAGCGATCGCGGCTTATTTAGAACAACAAGAACTTAGCGAAGATTCCCCTTTACCCCAAAATTTTGTGTTAGCCGGAACTCAAATTCAATCCTTACGGTATGGTGAAAATCCCCATCAAGCAGCAGCTTGGTATCAAACCGGAACTCAACCGACGGGTTGGACATCGGGTCAAATTTTGCAAGGTAAACCGTTAAGTTATAATAATTTAGTGGATTTAGAAGCAGCCAGACGAATTATTTGTGAGTTTCCTGATCAACCAGCAGCCGCGATTTTAAAACATACCAATCCCTGTGGAGTTGCCATTGCAGATACGTTAGTTACAGCCTATGAAAAAGCCTTTAATGCAGATTCAATTTCAGCCTTTGGGGGAATTGTTGCCTTAAATCAGAACATTGATTCACAGACCGCAAAGGCATTAAGCAAAACCTTTTTAGAATGTATTTTTGCTCCGGGTTGTGATGAGGAAGCGGCTCAAATTCTCAAGAAAAAATCAAACCTGCGCGTGTTAATTTTACCCGATTCTACTCAAAGGCCAAAGGAAATTATTAAACAGATTGCAGGAGGATTTTTAGTTCAAAGTGCCGATGATGTCGTGGAACAATCAACGGACTGGAAAGTGGTAACAGAAAAGCAACCCACCCCTGAAGAATTGGCAGAATTAATGTTTGCTTGGAAAGTAGTTAAACACGTTAAATCGAATGCCATTGTTGTCACTAAAAATCAAACAACCTTGGGAGTTGGAGCCGGACAAATGAACCGTGTTGGCTCCGTTGAAATTGCGCTTAAACAAGCGGGAGAAAATGCTCAGGGAGCCGTTTTAGGAAGTGATGCCTTTTTCCCCTTTGATGATTCCGTTCGCACCGCAGCCGCAGCAGGAATTACAGCCATTGTACAACCGGGTGGGAGTCTGCGAGATCAAGATTCAATTAATGCCGCAAATGAATTAGGATTAGTGATGGTATTCACAGGAATTCGTCATTTTGTTCATTAA